A segment of the Lycium ferocissimum isolate CSIRO_LF1 chromosome 10, AGI_CSIRO_Lferr_CH_V1, whole genome shotgun sequence genome:
ATATTTACCCGCGAGGGTGGCtaagttggttgagcatgggactttcataatggaggtctcggGTTCGAAATCCCCTACCTACAAAAgtaggggatttgccttctgggtcgagctcgtcgcacatggcttgcctagtgcaggttatctctcctgtgtgatttgcgggctattgcacaggagcggggtttaccttgtgcgcacccaaagggtagcggctgTGGGTACCCTTgtcatcaaaataaataaataaggggAGATATTTTAGGCACGAGTTTTGACTGGAAATTCAAATTGAGATAAGGGCCTCAGAAGCAAACTCTGataatttgaaggaaaaagaatagAAGAAGAGTTTCTTAGGATATTTGCCGAAGACCTAACCAAACTTTGATACGATGGAGAAAAGACACAATAGCCTAACACTGATACCACGGAGAAAGacaaaaagaagttttgaaaaatgttttttgttaaaattaaaaaaaattggtcaacttatgaattgaaggaaaacttcaATCAGGCAGCGTAAGGCCGCCCTTGCGTGCACAAGAATCACTTAGGTGTACCTGGATTGTAAAGGTCCTGATTATGTGAAAAAACGAAGAAGAGAGAACCGGACTTGAATTGGGCCTTGTaactttcttctcctttttcgactttttcctcctttttgtcacattttttcttttttggcaccCTAATTACCGAGATCCTAACATGATAGAATTATGAAGAATATTCTATACTGTTAACTTAATCAGATAAACTGAATCAAGATAATTAATTCTCTCGACTTTCACTAGAGGCAAAGCAAAAATATGGGTTTGAACAACTAGTCCTATCACCAATACTTTTATGTTTACAACTCTCTTCATAAGCCCTGATTCTACAATGATGTCaatcttgttgattttttttatttagccTACAGCACCACAAGTTATAGTCTGTATTGCTTATCTCTAACGAACCCCTTATCCACTTTGTGTGTTGGAGACATGCAATATTTGCTCTCCTCTTTAGGGTACTGGGTATCTactaattttattgattttctCAAATGAAACTACTCTATGTCTCAACTACTGAtccaaatttggaaatttggatttttctctTTACCCTCATTTGTCTGGTAAGATTAGAGATCCTTCCCCTATTTAGCGCCAAAATTGGGCGCCGATGTCGGGGAACAAACTCCTTTGTTCACACCTCTCCATTGATGTTGTCGAAGGTGAAAAACATCAAAATGTGCCAAATGTTTGTTAAGACTCATTACAAAGCGTGATTAAGGCGCACACTTCAGTGAAGAAATTGCACAAAGCAAAATAATTACAGCAAACAGTAAATGCAaccaaaattttatttcttatttagatAAATAACTCAGCCAAAATTAATATGAACCaggatgttaaaaaaaaaaaaaaaaaaaaaagaaccagaTTAAAGATATTTCGTTCACCTGGTATAACAATGGAAAAAATATTGCAAAAATATCTACAAGAGTTCTCTGTGGAAAACAGTCAAGCCATAGTTATAGTAAGTGGATTACTATCCATTAACTGTTAAAAAGTTAGCACATACCCCAAAGGTGAAGAAAAGGCAAAGCTCCTAGCCTCCTACTGAAATTCACCTTCCACTGgctgcataaaaaaaaaaaaacacaaatgaGCTTAGGGTTaaaaaattgatatttattGTGAATTGTCATCTACATAGAAGGCTAAACGGTTTCTATCTAGTAAAAGTTAACACTGTTTTaagttggaaaaagaaaatgcaCCTGGAACAATTAAGCTTGTCTTTAGCTGTGTCTAAAGATAAATtaggaaaagaagagaagattgGCAGTATTGTCGTTGGGGCTGTAGTGGTGACCAGTGTtatcaaaggcgcgcttaagccctgaagcgaggctcaaaacatgttgagcgcttcgcctcgctttatgtgcgcttcagtgtcatcgtcaaggctctaagacatacttttctttgccaatgagcctctcttggaGAGGTGACACTAGAggattgatatttcactttatcgtaatatttttacaatttctttgtccatatatttgttattcatgcttattattttcaatcttggactaaacatatatatatatttgtatttttgcagCATTGcgctttttttcattaaagcccacgctttatttgcgctttgcgcttaaagccccagctgaccttagagttttttgcgcttttcgcttttgataacactggtgGTGACTAGCTAATTGCAATGACTGTTGAGGATGTTCAAGCAGACATAGTTGCGTGTGACACTATGTGCTATAAAGGGGCAAAATTCCCTAGGTTTGTTGTGATtcagaaaaaggagaaaatatgTTCATTGAACTTAAAGGATAGATGAAGATGAACATTTTTCTTATTAActgtgttttttttctttttctggttTGATAAATCAATCTTTTCCTAAGAAGTTTCCCCTTCTACTGTGTTGCGAAACAGGGTATCCAGCCCCACCTTGGAGTCAAATATTTTTGTAGAGAGAGATAGCTTTCCTGATTTGAAACCTGCGAGTTCTTAAGCTGTTATGTCTTTTTCTTTCAGTTCGCATTTGTAACTAAGAACTAGCATAAAGACTATGTTTTGTGACCCTGCTATTGATGAACAATTTATTGGGTTCTCTCACGTGGTGCTGTAAATGTGCTTCGGATTTGTAGAAGCAACATGCTTATATTAGTGCTGTTTTTTTTCCTTGGATTTTGATTATAACTTTAATATGCTTCTGTAGGCTAGAACTTGGTCACTTGAAGGTTCATTGAAGCTGAAAAACTTGTTTGGTTATGGGGATATATGGGATGGGTCTTTGGCTTATGGCTGGGACCTGACTTCGGAAGTTAGTGCTGGCGTGTCTCTACCCAGATTCAAAAAATTGATTACCCCTGTGACAGCTCGATTATCTCTTCTTTCTCAAGATTGGCTGAAGTTCTCCTCTTATAAAGAACGAGCTTTGGGACTTTCTCTTGGCCTACTGTCATCCAGAAGCCATGATTTGGCATATAGTCTCTCTTGGCGAACCTTGGCGGACCCATCACAAATGTCATCAAGAGCAGTGAGGAGGCAGCTTGGACATAGCTTAATTTCAGCTCTGAAGTATACATTtaaaattgataggagaaattCTCCATTCAGACCAACCCGAGGATATGCCTTTCTTTCGTCCTCTCAAATTGGTGGCCTCCTACCAGATCATCGGGGTTTGCGCTTTCTCCGTCAGGTTCGTACAGTTCACTGTGTTATTTTGTGTCTtttatctctttctcttttttcccaAAAGTAGATTTGCCATCTGTGTGACTGAAACctcttttaagttttttttagaAGCTTCTGTTACTAGTTCCTTTTGGTGCACTTATGAGGTCCCTATTTGTATAAAGGATTGGACCTCTTTTGTTGAGAATCATATTTTGGTGTAGATTCTCTTCTTTTGGTATACGGCTTGTATGCGGGGACTTCCCCATTTGTTAATAAAATacttaccttatcaaaaaaaagaaaaaagagaagcttCTGTTACTAGTGTGATATCTCAGTTTCTATTGATGTTGGACAGTTACATTTAACTGCAGTTTTCCTTTCACCATTCTGTTTTAATATTTAGATGTAATCTGTATTTCACTGTCATTTCTGACCGACTGCTAGTGGCAGTAGAAGTTTTGTAACTCGTTCTGGCTATCTGCCTGGTATCTATTTATACCTTAGAGTCATATATTTCCCACCATTATGACAGTCTGATTCTGAACCTATATATGCTTCTGAATATCAAAATGACAGTTTAACCATTATGGATTTCTATACAGGAGTTTGACTTCCGCTACGCTTTACCTCTGGGATTTTATAATGCTGCTCTCAACATTGGAGTTTCTGCTGGTGTAACTGTCCCATGGGGAAGTGGGTTCTTACGTCTTCCCACCTATTTACCTGAGAAATATTTCCTCGGTGGGAATTCTTCTCCAGTTTGTGCACTGGGAGGCCCATCATCTTTGTTGGGCTTTAAGACCAGGGGATTGGGCCCTGCTGAACCTAGAAGGCAAGTTGCAGAAAATTCCGCTGATGAGAGCTCTGATGCATCTTCTACAATGGATTTTGTGGGAGGAGACCTTGCGGTTACTGCTTTTGCGGACCTTTCTTTTGATCTACCATTGCGGGTATTGAGAGAAGCTGGAATTCATGGCCATGCTTTTGCTTGTACCGGAAGCTTGAACAAATTAACGGAAAATGCGTATAAAGATCTATCTTTACAGAAATTCAAAGAATCATTCCGAGCTTCGGCTGGATTTGGTGTCATTGTACCGACCAAGCTCTTCCGAATGGAGGTAAGTAATCCATGTTAAGATCTGCTTGTGGATTTTTCTTCTTCGctataaaatttgttttcagGTGCTAAAATTTCGTCTTCTCGATATATGCTTCTGAACTTTCATTTTACCATGCAATAGAAGCTTTTTTCGTCATTTTATCATTCACATATATACTTTTTATTTGCTCATTTGCGCCTTTCTCCACTAAAGCATCCTTAGTAGAGCATGCCCTTCCAAAGTGTCTCACCCTTTGAGCAATAAGCCCATttggcagtttttttttttttggcttcttGCCTTGGCCAATACTTGGACTCATAATTATCTAAATCTGAATTTGGTATCAGATGTTCAGACGCATAAATGTAGTATGTGGGAGTCGAAATTACAGGATGATAGTGGACATTAATTTTTTCAACTGTTCTGTCTCAAGTCCATACTAGTTTCCCAGGCATTTCTGACTTTGATTCCATCCACCAGGTTAATTACTGCTACATACTGAAGCAGCAAGAGCATGACCGAGGGAAGACTGGTGTGCAGTTCAGCTTCTCCTCATCTTTCTAGAAACTCAACATTGCATGTTTTGTTCCTTTTTGTGAATTGATAAGGGCATGATTTCCTTCTGGTAAAATTAACACAGTTTTATCCCCCCGTTTCTCTGTTTTGTCTGAGATGCGAATTTAGCCAGCCCCGTGAAGTGCACTTCAGTTGCAAACTCTGGACAATTTTCAATCCACTGTTAACAGGCAAATAATCTTCGGCAAGTATTACTATACATGGTTTCCTTTGGACTGGAATTTTAAGGACAATGGATGCATTGATTTTCATGTGGGTGAAAAGATCCGCTGCTCCTAGTTCCCCATTTGTTATTGCTAATTCActttttattcattgatgttttcGATGTGCTATAGTCTTGTATCAAGAGACTCATTCAATGCGGAGGACCATTACAATTTCCTTAACGGGCAACCTTACAATTTATTTGCAGTAGTCCGAAGAGATTTGCTACTGCATGTGTTCATCCTAAGTTGTTTCTGAAGCTTTTGGAATGATGATTTATCTACTATAAACCCCTTTGAGATTTAGTTAGTACTTAATGTTATGACAGCATTGGCAAGTACATAAAATTCATGGACTATTTTGAAGTGACGAGCAACGAGTGAATAAATTGTGAGGGAAGAGGGCACTAATGTTGATCAGCTTTATCGAACAAAACTCTGTGAAGGTTAAcctttttgtagtcaaaatgGAAGTACCTGAATACTTGAGTGTGTAAATATTTGAATCTCTATTTCCATTCTGTAGAAAGCTTGTAGCCTACTGCTCTTTTTGataatagaaaaaagaaaaatataattagaGAAATTAATATATagtgtacatatacatatctatgggaaatcaagaaaatacaAGAAGTGGAACGACCCAATAACGGGCAATTACATAGTGTACAGCTCATCCAGCTTGACACTCATATATGCCAGTCGCGGCACTAAAAATTTGATTTGGATCAGAAAGTATAAATTTAGAGAGTTAATGATCTTACacttaaaatttgaatataagAAAATGGTTTCCACGAAATTTTTTTAGATTTCCTATGTTATTTTCTAATAACTTTAGATGCAccttaatgaagttttaaaaaCTTCGGACATATGCTGGTATGCATATGAAGTTGGACTTGTCAAAGCCTAATTCCAGACAATCTCGTAGCAAGCAAACTTCTGACATATGTGTATGAAATTGTAGGATTATTGGCAAGGAAA
Coding sequences within it:
- the LOC132033349 gene encoding uncharacterized protein LOC132033349 → MASSREEPISNPPTNNNDDDDVADDDYDEIEDDEDEDEQQPNRRPVTEESQMRSDRAKMENLFRRLSSEQVPIRVHDVIIKGNAKTKESLIEAEILQALKSATTVQELLKAASIANARLQQLDIFDSVSITLDSGPPELPGTTNVVVEVVESENPLTGSVGVFSKPEARTWSLEGSLKLKNLFGYGDIWDGSLAYGWDLTSEVSAGVSLPRFKKLITPVTARLSLLSQDWLKFSSYKERALGLSLGLLSSRSHDLAYSLSWRTLADPSQMSSRAVRRQLGHSLISALKYTFKIDRRNSPFRPTRGYAFLSSSQIGGLLPDHRGLRFLRQEFDFRYALPLGFYNAALNIGVSAGVTVPWGSGFLRLPTYLPEKYFLGGNSSPVCALGGPSSLLGFKTRGLGPAEPRRQVAENSADESSDASSTMDFVGGDLAVTAFADLSFDLPLRVLREAGIHGHAFACTGSLNKLTENAYKDLSLQKFKESFRASAGFGVIVPTKLFRMEVNYCYILKQQEHDRGKTGVQFSFSSSF